Proteins from a genomic interval of Aspergillus flavus chromosome 7, complete sequence:
- a CDS encoding DNA-binding cell division cycle control protein (protein bima): MSPSTSHISGQLRQLIYYHLDNNLIRNALFLAGRLHAYEPRTSEASYLLSLCHLLNGQIKAAYDYSKNFGSRGTHLGCSYVYAQACLDLGKYLDGIAALERSKSLWTSKNHWNKHSETRRQHLPDAAAVLCLQGKLWHAHKDLNKGVECYVEALKLNPFMWDAFLGLCETGVNIRVPNIYKMSSELLSVLSSSQEDIDIPPDKVAPAGGPLQTSANVNPSLDPFMSAASRSDSGTTHGSSALWEKLNGSTVSVASNGTSTPAVREGTETPGGQSSESDDFRLANGVGDTSWEPPLAPARKNRTIQSIGADHAMDPPPKMKPTGIRQRTRMRVEQEEQTTTQVEKESVTGSRVGDRKRTVSGQVAHPPAPTEPGAPQRRSVRLFNQIKPTTSKLSGTALGTKDGRELKKVKATGAKGRATAATGVGRVVSGNRKHVGEIHESDGKEHRPVSTVHSGATNVASKAATIEKSKSIEALTWLLELFSKLASGYFALSRYRCTDSIQIFNALSQGQRETPWVLSQIGRAYYEQAMYSDAEKYFVRVRNIAPSRLDDMEIYSTVLWHLKNDIELAYLAHELMEVDRLSPQAWCAIGNSFSHQRDHDQALKCFKRATQLDSHFAYGFTLQGHEYVANEEYDKALDAYRHGISADSRHYNAWYGLGTVYDKMGKLDFAEQHFRNAASINPTNAVLICCIGLVLEKMNNPKAALIQYGRACSLAPHSVLARFRKARALMKLQELKLALAELKILKDMAPDEANVHYLLGKLYKMLHDKANAIKHFTTALNLDPKAAQYIKDAMESLDDEEEDDEDMA; this comes from the exons ATGTCGCCGTCGACATCCCATATATCGGGCCAGTTGAGGCAGCTAATATACTATCACCTTGATAACAATCTGATTCGCAATGCGCTATTTCTTGCTGGTCGTCTGCATGCCTATGAACCTCGAACATCGGAGGCTTCCTATCTACTCTCCCTATGCCATCTACTCAACGGGCAAATCAAGGCAGCTTATGACTACAGCAAGAATTTTGGGTCGAGGGGTACTCATTTGGGCTGCTCGTATGTGTATGCGCAGGCGTGTCTAGACTTGGGAAAGTATCTTGATGGGATTGCGGCGCTGGAACGGAGCAAAAGCCTTTGGACTTCTAAGAATCATTGGA ACAAACACAGCGAAACACGCAGGCAGCACCTACCCGACGCGGCTGCAGTTCTATGCTTGCAGGGTAAACTATGGCACGCTCATAAAGACCTCAATAAGGGAGTAGAATGCTATGTCGAAGCTTTGAAATTGAATCCTTTTATGTGGGATGCATTTCTGGGTTTGTGCGAGACAG GTGTCAATATTCGGGTCCCTAATATTTACAAAATGAGCTCCGAACTACTTTCCGTTCTATCGTCATCAcaggaagatattgatattccCCCTGACAAGGTTGCGCCTGCAGGTGGACCGCTGCAAACTTCAGCAAATGTGAATCCAAGCTTGGACCCCTTTATGTCTGCCGCATCCCGCAGTGACTCGGGCACTACCCATGGAAGCTCTGCCTTATGGGAGAAACTGAACGGAAGCACTGTCAGCGTGGCATCGAATGGAACATCAACACCAGCTGTTCGGGAAGGAACAGAAACCCCTGGTGGCCAGAGCAGTGAGTCTGATGACTTCCGCCTGGCTAACGGGGTTGGGGATACCTCGTGGGAACCTCCCTTAGCTCCAGCCAGAAAAAATCGCACGATTCAATCGATCGGGGCAGATCATGCAATGGATCCCCCGCCGAAAATGAAGCCTACGGGTATCAGACAAAGAACGAGAATGAGGGTTGAACAAGAGGAACAAACGACAACCCAAGTGGAAAAGGAATCTGTGACAGGATCTAGAGTTGGCGACCGCAAGCGAACGGTTTCCGGCCAGGTAGCTCatccaccagcaccaacagAACCAGGAGCCCCTCAACGCCGCAGCGTACGTCTTTTCAACCAGATTAAGCCTACAACTAGCAAGCTCTCAGGCACGGCATTAGGCACAAAGGACGGCAGGGAACTCAAAAAGGTAAAAGCTACTGGTGCCAAGGGGCGTGCTACGGCAGCCACGGGTGTAGGTCGTGTTGTGAGCGGTAACAGGAAACATGTCGGCGAGATACACGAGAGCGATGGGAAAGAACATCGTCCGGTATCAACTGTTCATAGTGGGGCTACCAATGTTGCCTCTAAGGCCGCGACGATTGAAAAGTCGAAGTCCATTGAAGCTCTGACATGGCTGTTGGAGCTCTTCTCCAAACTGGCGTCGGGATACTTTGCTTTGAGTCGTTATCGGTGTACGGATTCTATACAAATATTCAATGCGCTATCTCAGGGTCAGCGAGAGACGCCTTGGGTTCTTTCGCAAATCGGGCGAGCGTACTACGAGCAAGCAATGTATTCAGACGCCGAGAAGTATTTCGTACGGGTGAGAAACATAGCACCGTCCAGGTTGGATGACATGGAGATTTACTCGACTGTTCTTTGGCATCTGAAAAACGACATCGAACTAGCCTATTTGGCGCATGAGCTAATGGAGGTCGACCGTTTATCCCCCCAGGCATGGTGCGCCATTGGCAATTCCTTCTCGCACCAACGCGATCACGACCAGGCCTTAAAGTGTTTCAAGCGAGCGACACAATTAGATTCTCATTTTGCCTATGGTTTTACCTTGCAGGGACACGAATATGTAGCAAACGAAGAATACGATAAAGCACTGGATGCCTACCGGCATGGCATCAGTGCTGATAGCCGCCACTACAATGCGTGGTACGGATTGGGCACCGTTTATGACAAAATGGGCAAACTCGACTTTGCTGAACAACATTTCCGTAACGCAGCAAGTATTAACCCTACAAATGCGGTGCTCATCTGTTGTATTGGTCTGGTCCTGGAAAAGATGAACAATCCAAAGGCAGCTCTAATTCAATATGGGCGAGCCTGTTCATTGGCACCACATTCCGTCCTTGCTAGGTTCCGCAAGGCTCGCGCATTAATGAAGCTGCAAGAGCTCAAATTGGCTCTAGCAGAATTGAAGATTCTTAAAGACATGGCCCCAGACGAAGCAAACGTGCATTATCTCTTGGGTAAGCTTTACAAAATGCTGCATGACAAGGCCAATGCTATCAAGCATTTCACCACGGCCTTGAATTTAGATCCCAAG GCGGCACAATACATAAAGGACGCTATGGAATCATtagatgacgaagaggaggacgatgaAGATATGGCTTGA
- a CDS encoding 1-acyl-sn-glycerol-3-phosphate acyltransferase (1-acylglycerol-3-phosphate acyltransferase, putative) produces MSFLSYVASGISSFVVVTLSLFTLGQKIPRAAFVARCLASYGSLLLCATYGVIASIVLRLVGYGRVSQWATARSFKWVMRYTTGVHFDIVEGQEHLSTRPAVFIGNHQSELDVLMLGSIFPPYCSVTAKKSLRHVPFLGWFMSLSRTVFIDRANRQTAVKAFDSAAEEMRNHRQSVFIFPEGTRSYSDKPGLLPFKKGAFHLAVKAGVPIVPVVSENYSHVLSPRNWRFNAGSIQVKVLPPISTEGLTAADVDALTQSARESMLKTLLEMSEKNEIEVGNSHANGTSTAVEI; encoded by the exons ATGTCGTTTCTGTCCTACGTTGCCTCGGGCATTAGCTCGTTCGTCGTCGTCACGCTTTCACTTTTCACCCTGGGCCAGAAGATTCCCCGCGCAGCGTTCGTTGCTCGCTGCTTGGCCTCCTACGGTTCCCTTCTCCTATGTGCCACTTATGGCGTAATCGCTTCAATTGTCTTGCGCCTGGTCGGCTACGGACGGGTGTCGCAATGGGCCACCGCGCGCAGCTTCAAGTGGGTCATGCGGTATACAACCGGTGTACACTTTGACATTGTTGAAGGCCAGGAGCATCTCTCCACCCGGCCAGCGGTCTTTATTGGGAACCATCAATCTGAGCTAGATGTCCTCATGTTGGGTTCTATCTTCCCCCCGTACTGCAGTGTTACGGCCAAGAAATCGCTACGCCATGTGCCCTTCCTCGGTTGGTTCATGTCTCTTTCTCGCACTGTTTTCATCGACAGGGCCAATCGCCAGACGGCCGTAAAGGCATTCGACAGCGCTGCAGAGGAGATGCGCAACCACCGTCAGagtgtcttcatcttccctGAGGGCACAAGAAGCTACTCGGACAAGCCGGGGCTGTTGCCGTTCAAGAAGGGCGCTTTCCATCTCGCTGTGAAAGCCGGTGTGCCTATTGTTCCTGTTGTTTCGGAGAATTACTCGCATGTTCTGTCTCCCCGGAACTGGAGGTTTAATGCTGGTTCAATCCAGGTCAAAG TCCTCCCTCCCATCAGTACTGAGGGTTTGACTGCGGCTGATGTCGATGCCCTGACTCAGTCGGCTCGGGAATCCATGCTCAAGACTCTACTCGAGATGTCTGAGAAGAACGAAATCGAGGTTGGCAACTCGCATGCCAATGGTACTTCTACTGCCGTTGAGATCTGA
- a CDS encoding npgA protein: MQPPQDESSNCMVRWYIDTRDLTATTTSLPLLETLQPPDQESAKRFYHLKDKHMSLASNLLKYLFIHRTCRIPWNQITISRTPAPHHRPYFNAAGFIQTAATDKPIPNIEFNVSHQASLVALAGTILPPSSNNDSIAPTNVGIDITCVNERRNTPETRQALEEFVGIFSEVFSQRELDTIKSLHGVPSHIGNDEDGLVEYGFRLFYTYWALKEAYIKMTGEALLAPWLRELVFTNVLAPEPAGRHLHTWGEPYTGVKTWLYGKEVEDVRLEVVAFENDYLIATAARGGGIGWRSEGDGADPWQRLEKIDIEKDVRPCATGVCQCLK, from the exons ATGCAACCACCACAGGACGAGTCCAGCAATTGCATGGTACGGTGGTATATCGATACCCGGGACCTAACAGCAACCACTACATCCCTCCCTCTACTAGAAACACTCCAACCACCAGACCAGGAGTCGGCCAAACGCTTCTACCACCTGAAAGACAAGCATATGTCCCTTGCATCCAATCTCCTGAAATATCTTTTTATCCACCGAACATGTCGCATCCCATGGAATCAAATTACCATCAGCCGAACGCCAGCACCGCATCATCGGCCGTACTTCAACGCTGCAGGCTTCATCCAGACCGCAGCTACAGACAAGCCAATTCCAAACATTGAATTCAATGTCAGCCATCAAGCATCCCTGGTAGCTCTCGCAGGGACCATTCTGCCGCCGTCAAGCAACAATGACTCAATTGCGCCTACCAAT GTAGGAATAGACATTACCTGCGTGAACGAGCGCCGCAACACCCCGGAAACTAGACAAGCATTAGAAGAGTTCGTCGGTATCTTCTCTGAAGTCTTCTCCCAGCGAGAGCTGGATACCATCAAAAGCTTGCACGGAGTACCATCACATATCGGCAACGACGAGGACGGCCTTGTGGAATATGGGTTCCGGTTGTTCTATACCTACTGGGCGTTGAAAGAAGCATATATCAAGATGACAGGGGAAGCGTTATTGGCGCCGTGGTTGAGAGAATTGGTGTTCACGAATGTTCTTGCGCCGGAGCCCGCAGGCCGGCACTTGCATACTTGGGGTGAGCCGTATACTGGGGTCAAGACATGGCTGTATGGGAAGGAGGTGGAAGATGTGAGACTTGAGGTGGTTGCATTTGAGAATGATTATCTTATTGCTACCGCGGCAAGAGGGGGTGGTATTGGGTGGAGAAGTGAAGGAGATGGTGCAGATCCATGGCAGCGGTTGGAAAAGATTGATATCGAGAAAGATGTTAGACCTTGCGCGACGGGTGTTTGCCAATGTCTGAAATAG
- a CDS encoding imidazoleglycerol-phosphate synthase subunit: MSITVGVLALQGAFYEHVQLLKQAAANLATETHASPKWEFIEVRTPQELDRCDALILPGGESTTISLVAARSNLLEPLRDFVKVHRRPTWGTCAGLILLAESANRTKKGGQELIGGLDVRVNRNHFGRQTESFQAPLDLPFLNSCGKDQPPFPAVFIRAPVVEKILPHEEGIQTSEVGRDETVVAPSKHVKDQAALDAMATQVEVLATLPGRAAKLASEGRNIDADKEAGDIIAVKQGNVFGTSFHPELTGDARIHSWWLRQVEESAIQRILMCVILDEAEATGCLRKSVESHHKPFNFSTSVSIIHESVPLLCRKN; this comes from the exons ATGAGCATCACCGTCGGGGTTCTCGCCTTACAGGGCGCATTCTACGAGCATGTACAACTGTTGAAACAGGCAGCGGCCAATTTGGCGACAGAGACCCACGCCTCGCCAAAATGGGAGTTCATTGAAGTGCGAACCCCGCAGGAATTGGATAGATGCGATGCGCTTATCTTACCTGGTGGCGAGAGCACCACTATCTCTCTTGTCGCAGCTAGGTCTAATCTTTTAGAGCCCCTGAGAGATTTCGTAAA GGTCCATCGCAGGCCAACTTGGGGAACCTGTGCCGGGTTGATTTTGCTTGCCGAGTCCGCCAACCGGACAAAGAAGGGTGGCCAAGAGCTTATCGGAGGTTTAGATGTGCGCGTAAATAGGAACCACTTTGGTCGTCAGACCGAAAGTTTCCAAGCGCCATTGGATCTGCCGTTCCTGAACTCTTGCGGGAAAGACCAGCCTCCTTTCCCAGCCGTTTTCATCAGAGCACCTGTTGTCGAAAAGATATTGCCACACGAAGAAGGCATCCAAACAAGCGAGGTTGGAAGAGACGAGACTGTCGTAGCACCTTCAAAACACGTGAAAGACCAGGCGGCTCTGGACGCAATGGCAACGCAGGTTGAAGTGCTGGCAACACTTCCAGGCAGAGCCGCTAAACTGGCTAGTGAGGGGAGGAACATCGATGCAGACAAAGAAGCTGGAGATATCATTGCTGTCAAGCAGGGAAATGTTTTCGGCACAAGCTTCCATCCTGAACTCACCGGCGACGCTCGGATACATTCATGGTGGCTGCGCCAGGTGGAGGAGTCC G CAATCCAACGCATCTTGATGTGTGTAATACTCGACGAAGCAGAAGCCACAGGGTGTCTTCGTAAATCGGTCGAGTCCCATCACAAGCCGTTTAACTTCTCCACATCTGTGTCTATCA TTCATGAATCTGTTCCTCTGTTGTGTAGAAAGAACTAA
- a CDS encoding nuclear pore complex protein An-Nup82, which translates to MPKVISYIPPWLSRPSPGALLFSSATPKAPESISGKLRQEVDYAGPTRVLAKRGNEAFTVVDNQIRWSNLTRLKNEWQQQTRSRKGTPDQKEDSEGQSDASNNVHYRILTVPVYEQIRQLIPSPNGAFLAIVADHTVHIAVLPDPSHLSGTDSSPIRVKTYQLGPTTHVIPESPVVSALWHPLGVHSNLGGCIVTVTVDAAVRVWELDRNNQWSFDRPTLAIDLRKLVDGTSSDEDFSPSGFGKNKGFSADYVDMEVASACFGGTGSEKEDAWAPMTLWVAMKPGDLYALCPLLPSKWRAPATTVPSLSAAIIPKLAALEEDPADFEDELTACRQQYDWLTEIDTQDPLHVYESDTGPESEILTRPANPSAIPRLQGPFRIDTGDEVDDLDLCDLHVIAAKVDVDALMMGEDELLLEDNGEDKLSATVICLSTGSGRVHVCLELDGVEGQWLPRARKNAFSTPLSEPSDLVLVESLDTMREGQQSLKNWPTFTKDVHSRYGFFVTTENNVTFISLSSWVQRLEAELQSEDTSGSGFRLEVLCEGTVSLRERILQTDEAHQIAKDQPDHLPSSVVYYDYDLGYLLLTYRGSHPYAAIMDTPEVSFPTLTEPNPEAHVPGSPVLPPRRPPYQVPAVFYSDSPLEFFVDKHIPHRQRHTLKEQVRLSPATLDLVAAAHRILSAHTNALERAASDLFRRCERLQGEMQEQLKQLTDVSERIKGVSSEIGEDGERKENSRSGEALDKRLQAAKDKQEQLVQRYEAIRNKVLKSGGRPLSEKEKAWVSEVETLSESFGDSRQEGRDNGQQLSERLETVKEIAADLLAEAKSIAVKAPSPTEPGSPASPGGSQPRVPQRLQRAKIADAMKMVERDLEYSNEEQALSNMVAVRIYGFQKEHLDIPAHLETIIPAELRTAFYRAKYIAGQTFRQLEYLEIRQANRYQAMCPPTSINYYNHQMSVLRLFSWRHDYHWRNPTLAPTEKLDPAILCFHIDQSAYQSYQTIFTKYQETFMSGHFLAWHNIKRAVDATVAKSKLNDVEKRMWNQFWHTNFLGEMQKWEFRAMALAIPSWEEIVDELYNAILECVKGAEDMLANAAHGIPGKRVL; encoded by the exons ATGCCGAAAGTTATCAGTTATATACCTCCGTGGCTCTCACGCCCTTCTCCGGGAGCTTTATTGTTCTCAAGCGCGACCCCTAAAGCTCCAGAGAGTATTTCAGGCAAGCTTCGGCAAGAAGTTGATTACGCTGGGCCCACTCGCGTATTAGCaaagagaggaaatgaaGCATTTACCGTGGTCGACAACCAGATCCGTTGGTCGAACCTAACGCGATTGAAGAACGAATGGCAGCAGCAGACAAGATCAAGGAAAGGAACTCCTGACCAGAAAGAAGACTCAGAAGGACAGTCGGATGCTAGCAACAATGTGCACTACAGA ATCTTGACAGTTCCGGTTTACGAACAAATCCGCCAACTCATACCATCCCCCAATGGCGCTTTTCTGGCTATCGTTGCGGACCATACGGTTCATATTGCCGTGCTTCCGGATCCTTCTCATTTGTCTGGAACTGACAGCTCGCCGATTCGTGTCAAGACCTACCAGCTTGGGCCTACAACGCACGTGATACCCGAGTCGCCTGTAGTATCAGCTTTATGGCATCCGCTTGGGGTTCACAGCAACCTTGGAGGCTGTATCGTTACCGTCACTGTAGATGCCGCTGTACGGGTCTGGGAGCTGGACCGAAATAATCAATGGTCTTTCGACCGTCCTACACTGGCGATCGACTTGAGAAAGCTGGTGGATGGCACCTCATCTGACGAGGACTTTTCGCCATCCGGCTTTGGAAAGAACAAAGGGTTCTCTGCTGACTATGTTGATATGGAAGTCGCATCCGCTTGCTTTGGGGGCACAGGCAGTGAGAAGGAGGACGCTTGGGCACCAATGACCTTGTGGGTTGCGATGAAACCGGGTGACCTTTACGCCCTTTGTCCGCTACTGCCCTCCAAATGGAGAGCCCCAGCTACTACCGTTCCTTCGCTCTCCGCAGCTATAATTCCGAAGCTGGCAGCTCTTGAGGAGGACCCCGCTGATTTTGAGGATGAGCTGACTGCCTGCCGGCAACAGTACGATTGGTTGACGGAAATTGATACCCAAGACCCCTTGCATGTTTACGAATCAGATACGGGCCCAGAGTCGGAAATCCTTACTCGCCCTGCCAACCCCAGCGCGATCCCCAGACTGCAAGGACCTTTCCGTATAGATACAGGAGATGAGGTCGATGACTTGGATCTCTGTGATCTTCATGTTATCGCGGCCAAAGTTGACGTCGATGCCCTCATGATGGGCGAGGATGAACTTTTGCTCGAGGACAATGGAGAGGACAAGCTGTCAGCTACGGTTATCTGTCTTTCTACGGGAAGTGGAAGGGTTCACGTTTGCCTGGAACTTGACGGGGTAGAGGGGCAGTGGCTTCCGAGGGCTAGAAAGAACGCCTTTAGTACCCCACTCTCGGAGCCGTCTGATCTAGTCTTGGTGGAGTCGCTGGACACTATGAGGGAAGGACAACAGTCGTTAAAGAACTGGCCTACATTTACGAAAGACGTCCATTCGAGATATGGCTTCTTCGTGACTACGGAGAACAATGTAACGtttatttccctttcttcatgGGTGCAGAGACTTGAGGCGGAACTTCAATCTGAGGACACAAGTGGCTCGGGCTTCCGGTTGGAGGTTCTCTGTGAGGGCACTGTGTCTCTGAGGGAACGCATTCTTCAGACAGACGAGGCCCATCAAATTGCGAAGGATCAACCAGACCATCTCCCTTCCTCGGTGGTCTATTATGATTATGACCTTGGCTACTTATTACTGACCTATCGTGGTTCTCATCCATATGCTGCTATCATGGATACTCCTGAAGTTTCTTTCCCAACACTGACAGAACCGAATCCGGAAGCCCATGTTCCTGGTTCCCCTGTATTGCCACCACGCCGGCCGCCTTATCAGGTTCCTGCTGTCTTCTACTCGGATTCTCCCCTGGAATTCTTCGTCGACAAACATATTCCACATCGCCAGCGACACACTCTCAAGGAACAAGTTCGCCTGTCCCCGGCGACGTTAGACCTGGTGGCCGCTGCACATAGGATTCTATCTGCTCACACCAACGCCCTGGAGAGGGCAGCATCAGACCTGTTTCGTCGGTGTGAACGACTGCAGGGAGAAATGCAGGAGCAACTGAAGCAACTCACTGATGTGTCCGAGCGAATCAAGGGTGTATCGAGCGAAattggtgaagatggagagCGGAAAGAGAACTCCAGAAGTGGCGAGGCCTTGGATAAGAGACTCCAAGCGGCGAAGGATAAACAGGAGCAGCTTGTGCAGCGATATGAGGCAATTCGTAATAAGGTTCTAAAGTCCGGTGGAAGACCACTCagcgagaaggagaaggcttGGGTGTCGGAAGTGGAAACATTGTCAGAGTCATTTGGAGATTCGAGACAGGAAGGTCGGGATAATGGTCAGCAGCTGTCTGAGAGACTTGAAACT GTGAAGGAAATCGCAGCCGACCTCCTGGCTGAGGCCAAGTCCATAGCAGTGAAGGCTCCCTCACCAACCGAGCCTGGTAGTCCAGCATCACCTGGAGGTTCTCAGCCTAGAGTTCCCCAGAGACTGCAGCGGGCCAAGATTGCAGATGCAATGAAAATGGTGGAACGAGA TCTCGAATACTCTAACGAGGAACAAGCCCTAAGCAACATGGTAGCCGTCCGCATCTACGGGTTCCAGAAAGAACACCTCGATATCCCCGCTCACCTCGAAACAATCATACCAGCAGAGCTCCGCACTGCATTCTATCGCGCAAAATACATAGCCGGACAAACCTTTCGACAGTTAGAATATCTCGAAATACGCCAGGCAAATCGCTACCAGGCAATGTGCCCTCCCACGAGCATAAACTACTACAACCATCAAATGTCTGTGTTACGTCTTTTCAGCTGGCGCCATGATTACCACTGGAGAAATCCAACTCTTGCTCCAACCGAGAAGCTCGATCCAGCCATCCTTTGCTTCCACATAGACCAGTCTGCGTATCAGAGCTATCAAACAATCTTCACCAAATACCAAGAAACGTTCATGTCTGGTCATTTCCTGGCGTGGCATAATATAAAGCGCGCCGTGGATGCAACAGTTGCTAAGTCTAAGCTTAACGATGTGGAAAAACGAATGTGGAATCAGTTCTGGCACACCAACTTTCTGGGCGAGATGCAGAAATGGGAGTTTCGGGCTATGGCCCTTGCTATCCCGTCTTGGGAGGAGATCGTCGACGAGCTCTACAATGCGATCTTGGAATGTGTCAAGGGAGCAGAGGATATGCTGGCCAATGCTGCTCATGGTATTCCTGGCAAACGCGTCCTTTGA
- a CDS encoding putative DNA directed RNA polymerase II 15 kDa subunit, translating to MSASPSPSAGGDSKTNEQVHFRFCRECSNLLYPKEDRVNNRLMFTCRTCHVGEPASSYCVYQNKLNSQVGDTAGVTQDVGSDPTLPRSNKLCPSCGEAEAVFFQSQQRSAETGMVRNLPTGIFDE from the exons ATGTCTGCCAGCCCATCTCCTTCCGCTGGTGGCGATAGCAAGACAAATGAACAGGTCCACTTTCGATTTTGTCGCGAATG CTCGAACTTGCTTTACCCGAAAGAAGACCGCGTCAACAACCGTTTGATGTTTACGTGTCGAACCTGCCATGTCGGCGAGCCCGCAAGCTCATACTGCGTCTATCAAAACAAGCTTAACAGCCAAGTCGGAGACACAGCTGGTGTGACTCAGGATGTGGGATCTGATCCTACG CTTCCTCGGTCCAACAAGCTCTGCCCGAGCTGCGGTGAAGCCGAAGCGGTCTTTTTCCAGTCTCAGCAGCGTTCTGCAGAAACCGGAATGGTGAGAAATCTACCGACCGGCATCTTCGACGAGTGA
- a CDS encoding mitochondrial 54S ribosomal protein uL14m (mitochondrial 54S ribosomal protein YmL38/YmL34), which produces MIQLKTMLNCIDNSGAAVVECVNVLKKKRPATVGDRIVVVVQKQRNFGPESSNNSGIANKVRRGDIRHAVVVRAKKEMQRPDGSIVKFDDNACVLVNKSGDPIGTRMNGVVATELRGKQWSKILSLAPMHV; this is translated from the exons ATGATTCAACTAAAG ACGATGCTGAATTGCATCGACAACTCCGGCGCCGCAGTTGTCGAGTGCGTGAATGtcctgaagaagaagcggccGGCCACAGTCG GTGACCGAATCGTTGTGGTGGTTCAGAAACAGCGGAACTTTGGCCCCGAAAGCTCGAACAACAGTGGTATTGCAAACAAAGTCCGTCGCGGAGATATTCGTCATGCCGTCGTCGTCCgagcgaagaaagaaatgcaGAGACCAGATGGCTCCATTGTCAAGTTCGATGATAATGCCTGCGTGTTGGTGAACAAGTCTGGAGACCCGATCGGCACAAGAATGAACG GAGTCGTGGCTACGGAACTACGAGGAAAGCAATGGTCGAAAATTTTGTCGTTGGCACCGATGCATGTATAA